In a single window of the Deinococcus aetherius genome:
- a CDS encoding sensor histidine kinase yields the protein MGHGASPSCPGGDPMTPAAPRRRALVWDLFPLFWLAFLAFPVAGFLERPRTAGQTLLFVGLLAAFLGLYVTVFRFRMVTARSGEVQERWALAGWAGSLVTYFALFPLTGGSGGAFLIYGASMIGFQPRTALALWLAFLNMAVMVWPFWTGTYQPDDLWWLAPNLVFTLVAAYANHASYGQRVARAQLEQVQREKERLAADAERERIARDLHDLLGHTLSVIVLKSELAGKLAERDPARAAQEIREVERIGREALTEVRAAVHGYRGSGLSAELARAKVALDAAGVRLNVTGPLPELPAPTEAGAAMLLREAVTNVVRHTHAREVEVSLTRTAHGHRLVIRDDGVGGEGPEGSGLTGMRERMRALGGSLTRDGTRGTTLTADFPDDVGGEAGLGLVTA from the coding sequence ATGGGGCATGGTGCCTCCCCCTCCTGCCCCGGCGGCGACCCGATGACGCCCGCCGCCCCGCGCCGCCGCGCGCTGGTGTGGGACCTGTTCCCGCTGTTCTGGCTGGCCTTTCTGGCCTTTCCGGTCGCCGGGTTTCTCGAACGTCCCCGGACGGCCGGGCAGACGCTGCTGTTCGTCGGGCTGCTCGCGGCCTTCCTGGGGCTGTACGTGACCGTCTTCCGCTTCCGCATGGTCACCGCCCGCTCCGGCGAGGTCCAGGAACGCTGGGCACTCGCCGGGTGGGCGGGCAGCCTCGTGACCTACTTCGCCCTCTTCCCGCTCACCGGCGGCTCGGGGGGCGCCTTCCTGATCTACGGGGCGAGCATGATCGGCTTCCAGCCCCGCACGGCCCTGGCCCTGTGGCTGGCCTTTCTGAACATGGCGGTGATGGTCTGGCCCTTCTGGACCGGCACCTACCAGCCGGACGACCTGTGGTGGCTCGCCCCCAATCTGGTCTTCACCCTCGTCGCCGCCTACGCCAACCACGCGAGTTACGGCCAGCGCGTCGCCCGCGCCCAGCTCGAACAGGTGCAGCGCGAGAAAGAGAGGCTGGCCGCCGACGCCGAGCGCGAACGTATCGCCCGCGACCTGCACGACCTGCTGGGGCACACCCTCTCGGTGATCGTCCTCAAGAGCGAGCTGGCGGGCAAACTGGCGGAGCGCGACCCCGCCCGCGCCGCCCAGGAGATCCGCGAGGTCGAACGCATCGGGCGCGAGGCCCTGACGGAGGTGCGCGCCGCCGTCCACGGCTACCGGGGAAGCGGCCTCAGCGCCGAACTCGCCCGCGCCAAGGTGGCCCTCGACGCGGCAGGCGTGCGGCTGAACGTGACGGGGCCGCTGCCGGAGTTGCCCGCCCCCACCGAGGCCGGGGCCGCCATGCTGCTGCGCGAGGCCGTCACCAACGTGGTCCGCCACACCCACGCCCGGGAGGTGGAGGTCAGCCTCACCCGCACCGCCCACGGCCACCGCCTTGTCATCCGCGACGACGGGGTGGGCGGCGAGGGCCCCGAGGGGAGCGGCCTGACCGGGATGCGCGAGAGGATGCGGGCGCTGGGCGGCTCGCTGACCCGAGACGGCACGCGCGGCACGACCCTGACCGCCGACTTTCCCGACGATGTGGGCGGCGAGGCGGGCCTGGGGCTGGTGACCGCGTGA
- a CDS encoding ABC transporter ATP-binding protein encodes MNAIELSGVNKSFGRVEALRDLTLDVRAGELTALLGPNGAGKTTAISLMLGLARPTSGTVRVLGGDPLAGRVRSHVGSMPQESAIPQALTVRETVGLFARLYPRPLSVDAALDLADLRDVAGRRAGALSGGQARRLAFALAVVGDPQLLFLDEPTTGMDAASRAAFWHAAEGLREEGRTILLTTHYLEEAERTADRVVVMNAGAVLADGTPEGLRARVATGRVRFTSDLVLAELRALPGVEAAEVSGGGHADLRTREPEALVRALVGSGVAFTGLEVTRASLEDAFLSLTARPQGVRA; translated from the coding sequence ATGAACGCGATAGAGCTTTCGGGGGTGAACAAGAGTTTCGGGCGGGTCGAGGCGCTGCGGGACCTGACGCTGGACGTGCGGGCGGGTGAGTTGACCGCCCTGCTCGGACCCAACGGGGCGGGCAAGACGACCGCGATCAGCCTGATGCTGGGCCTCGCGCGCCCCACCTCGGGCACGGTGCGGGTGCTGGGCGGTGATCCCCTAGCCGGACGGGTCCGCTCGCACGTCGGCTCCATGCCCCAGGAGAGCGCCATTCCCCAGGCTCTCACCGTGCGGGAGACGGTCGGGTTGTTCGCGCGGCTCTACCCCCGGCCCCTGAGCGTGGACGCGGCGCTCGACCTCGCCGACCTGCGGGACGTGGCGGGGCGGCGAGCGGGGGCGCTCTCGGGCGGGCAGGCGCGGCGCCTCGCCTTCGCGCTCGCGGTGGTCGGCGACCCGCAGCTCCTCTTCCTGGACGAGCCGACGACCGGCATGGACGCCGCGAGCCGCGCCGCCTTCTGGCACGCCGCCGAGGGGCTGAGGGAGGAGGGCCGCACCATCCTCCTCACCACGCACTACCTGGAGGAGGCCGAGCGCACCGCTGACCGGGTGGTCGTGATGAACGCGGGCGCCGTCCTCGCCGACGGCACGCCGGAGGGCCTGCGGGCACGGGTGGCGACGGGCCGGGTGAGATTCACCTCCGACCTCGTGCTCGCCGAGTTGCGCGCCCTGCCCGGCGTCGAGGCGGCGGAGGTCAGTGGGGGCGGCCACGCCGACCTGCGGACCCGCGAGCCGGAGGCGCTGGTGCGGGCGCTCGTGGGGTCCGGCGTCGCCTTCACGGGGCTGGAGGTCACCCGCGCGAGCCTGGAGGACGCCTTCCTGAGCCTGACGGCCCGCCCACAGGGGGTGCGGGCATGA
- a CDS encoding response regulator transcription factor: MIRVLLAEDQSLVLGALSALLSLEGDLEVVGTATDGEAALGLARDLNPDVLVTDIEMPRLSGLDLAGRVREELPGVRVVIVTTFARGGYLRRALDAGARGYLLKDAPASELAEAIRRVHAGGRAIAPALAEEAWGERDPLTDRERQVLREAESGASTAAIAARLGLSEGTVRNYLSEAISKVGAGNRAEAARKAREKGWL; the protein is encoded by the coding sequence GTGATTCGGGTCCTGCTCGCCGAGGACCAGTCCCTCGTGCTGGGGGCCCTCTCCGCGCTGCTGTCGCTGGAGGGGGACCTGGAAGTGGTCGGCACGGCGACGGACGGGGAGGCGGCCCTGGGGCTGGCGCGCGATCTCAACCCCGACGTGCTCGTCACCGACATCGAGATGCCGCGCCTAAGCGGGCTCGACCTCGCCGGGCGGGTGCGGGAGGAGCTGCCGGGAGTGCGGGTGGTCATCGTGACGACCTTCGCGCGGGGCGGCTACCTGCGCCGGGCGCTGGACGCCGGGGCGCGCGGCTACCTGCTCAAGGACGCGCCCGCCTCGGAACTCGCCGAGGCCATCCGCCGCGTCCACGCCGGGGGCCGCGCGATTGCCCCCGCGCTGGCCGAGGAGGCGTGGGGCGAGCGCGATCCGCTGACCGACCGCGAGCGCCAGGTGCTCCGCGAGGCCGAGTCCGGGGCGAGCACCGCCGCCATCGCCGCGCGGCTGGGGCTGTCGGAGGGCACGGTCCGCAACTACCTCTCGGAGGCGATCAGCAAGGTGGGGGCCGGGAACCGGGCGGAGGCGGCGAGGAAGGCGAGGGAGAAGGGGTGGTTGTGA
- a CDS encoding HD domain-containing phosphohydrolase, with amino-acid sequence MTQRSFHPPAAPPNWRGGLALVGVLVALLIFALYEHARLPQTVTPQRWQGVLRLLTLLPLLFISCAAVTFGRDMPPGMPFGVLCTTLALMSWIASGASPLVFGHRVTPEWFETLLIGVVTFGILWQALLGMREGHRSFLATRDAAERDPLTGLLGREGLRRRVGELPPGDALVVMADLNLLRLVNDSRGHGAGDAQIRAVASALRGAFPDSALWCRWGGDEFVAVLPGVSEEAARTMMTRAAGLVPPPTPNMPPLAFGVARGTVGEAFERSLALADQRMYEAKQAQHLRLGDGRDTLALDELSRRIEALATPDEVIRVGLPLVMDLLGFDGIGFIERREGGWCLAHAHLREGVAFDVPAPGLPLPEEGLIGRAAREERGVWSTAYEEEPDAVPFWVDSGIRSGGVVPVRCDGRAVGMLILLKVGTWRAVTPQVCRVMETAALRLGHALELRQAVAKVQATLEHGLLALGVALEARDLETHGHTERVVRLALRLGRALGLSCPDLEALRQGACLHDLGKLAIPDRILRKPGGLDADEWAVMQTHAAVGAGIAARIPNLEPGVLEVIRHHHERWDGAGYPGGLAGEAIPLLARVFAVCDVYDALTSERPYKEAWTPGRARAELQAQAGRQFDPGVVTAFLRVLRGEAEVAVVRS; translated from the coding sequence ATGACCCAGCGTTCCTTTCATCCTCCGGCGGCCCCGCCCAACTGGCGCGGGGGCCTGGCCCTCGTGGGGGTCCTGGTGGCCCTGCTGATCTTCGCCCTTTACGAGCACGCCCGTCTTCCGCAGACCGTGACCCCCCAGCGGTGGCAGGGCGTCCTGCGGCTGCTCACCCTGTTGCCCCTGCTGTTCATAAGCTGCGCCGCCGTCACGTTCGGCCGGGACATGCCGCCCGGGATGCCGTTCGGCGTGCTCTGCACGACCCTCGCTCTGATGTCGTGGATCGCCAGCGGCGCGTCCCCGCTCGTGTTCGGCCACCGGGTGACGCCCGAATGGTTCGAGACCCTCCTGATCGGTGTGGTGACGTTCGGCATCCTGTGGCAGGCCCTGCTCGGGATGCGCGAGGGCCACCGGAGTTTCCTGGCGACGCGCGACGCCGCCGAGCGGGACCCCCTCACCGGGCTGCTGGGCCGCGAGGGGCTGCGGCGGCGCGTCGGCGAGCTGCCGCCCGGGGACGCGCTCGTCGTGATGGCCGACCTCAACCTGCTGAGGCTCGTCAACGACTCGCGCGGGCACGGGGCGGGCGACGCGCAGATTCGAGCGGTCGCCTCGGCCCTGCGCGGGGCCTTTCCCGACTCGGCGCTGTGGTGCCGCTGGGGCGGGGACGAGTTCGTCGCCGTGCTGCCCGGCGTGAGCGAGGAGGCCGCCCGGACGATGATGACGCGCGCCGCCGGGCTCGTCCCGCCGCCCACCCCGAACATGCCCCCGCTGGCCTTCGGGGTGGCCCGGGGCACGGTGGGGGAGGCCTTCGAGCGCTCGCTCGCCCTCGCCGACCAGAGGATGTACGAGGCCAAGCAGGCCCAGCACCTCCGCCTCGGGGACGGGCGCGACACGCTGGCGCTCGACGAGCTGTCGCGGCGCATCGAGGCCCTCGCCACGCCCGACGAGGTGATCCGGGTCGGGCTGCCGCTCGTGATGGACCTGTTGGGGTTCGACGGCATCGGCTTTATCGAGCGGCGTGAGGGCGGGTGGTGCCTCGCACACGCCCACCTGCGGGAGGGCGTCGCCTTCGACGTGCCCGCGCCCGGGCTCCCCCTCCCCGAGGAGGGCCTGATCGGCCGGGCGGCGCGCGAGGAGCGCGGGGTGTGGAGCACCGCGTACGAGGAGGAGCCCGACGCGGTCCCCTTCTGGGTGGACTCGGGCATCCGCAGCGGTGGAGTCGTGCCCGTGCGCTGTGACGGGCGCGCGGTGGGCATGCTCATCCTGCTCAAGGTGGGGACGTGGCGGGCGGTGACCCCGCAGGTGTGCCGGGTGATGGAGACGGCCGCGCTGCGGCTCGGGCACGCGCTGGAGTTGCGGCAGGCCGTGGCGAAGGTACAGGCGACCCTGGAGCACGGCCTGCTCGCGCTCGGCGTGGCGCTGGAGGCCCGCGACCTCGAGACGCACGGCCACACCGAGCGCGTGGTGCGCCTCGCCCTGCGGCTGGGCCGGGCGCTGGGGCTGTCCTGCCCGGACCTGGAGGCGCTCCGGCAGGGCGCTTGCCTGCATGACCTCGGCAAGCTCGCCATCCCCGACCGGATCCTGCGTAAACCCGGCGGACTCGACGCGGACGAGTGGGCCGTCATGCAGACACACGCCGCCGTGGGCGCCGGGATCGCCGCGCGCATCCCCAACCTGGAGCCGGGCGTGCTGGAGGTGATTCGGCACCACCACGAGCGCTGGGACGGCGCCGGGTACCCGGGCGGCCTCGCCGGGGAAGCTATCCCGCTCCTGGCGCGGGTGTTCGCGGTATGCGACGTGTACGACGCCCTCACCAGCGAGCGCCCCTACAAGGAGGCCTGGACGCCCGGGCGGGCCCGCGCCGAGCTTCAGGCACAGGCGGGGCGGCAGTTCGACCCGGGGGTGGTGACGGCGTTCCTGCGGGTGCTGCGCGGGGAGGCGGAGGTCGCTGTGGTCCGCTCCTGA
- a CDS encoding single-stranded DNA-binding protein translates to MADPNLIREALRATLTAWAVAEVRGDQARVTLAPDPDALASHLDPVDPAWSLSWACESVQPPVVRARLTVGGAAREGMSGGHTLGDAKLRALADAARFFGVPAPAEGQWVEYDPEDGPNTSDLDAEVGATATRRAPALPPEPPRDPQMDKARRHIEDLLEQLKAAGKGGEATRVLLRGYGETVQESRAIYKELQAILKG, encoded by the coding sequence ATGGCCGACCCCAACCTCATCCGCGAGGCCCTGCGCGCCACCCTGACCGCCTGGGCGGTGGCCGAGGTGCGCGGCGACCAGGCCCGCGTGACCCTCGCCCCCGACCCCGACGCCCTCGCCTCCCACCTCGACCCCGTGGACCCGGCCTGGTCGTTGAGTTGGGCCTGCGAGAGCGTCCAGCCGCCCGTGGTGCGCGCCCGCCTGACCGTGGGGGGCGCCGCCCGCGAGGGGATGAGCGGCGGCCATACCCTCGGGGACGCCAAGCTGCGCGCCCTGGCCGACGCCGCGCGCTTCTTCGGGGTGCCCGCCCCGGCGGAGGGGCAGTGGGTGGAGTACGACCCCGAGGACGGCCCGAACACCAGCGACCTCGACGCGGAGGTGGGGGCGACCGCCACCCGCCGCGCCCCGGCCCTCCCCCCCGAGCCGCCGCGCGACCCCCAGATGGACAAGGCCCGGCGCCACATCGAGGACCTGCTGGAGCAGCTCAAGGCGGCGGGCAAGGGCGGCGAGGCCACCCGCGTGCTCCTGCGCGGCTACGGCGAGACGGTGCAGGAAAGCCGCGCCATCTACAAGGAACTCCAGGCGATCTTGAAGGGCTGA
- a CDS encoding metallophosphoesterase, with the protein MRKFIAVGDVHADWEGLWGALRAASCVDAHFRPTPPVQAGLYQVVLMGDLVHPKRVRDYERLTGLPRFHPRDPEHLLLAAREQVGHLERLRAYQAAAPHAVHILLGNHDDAVLDPRLVLGTSGGLVHVEFDPAHGGQALPDDLRGWMGGFPRELRVGSVQFAHVSPLPAHAYYDDLFYADPSAKRWFRETPEYVRRAGLSFGVYGHTQPGGGILLDREAGFAVIDALPEREYLEMLLDPALPEPVQGVRAVPF; encoded by the coding sequence GTGCGCAAATTCATTGCGGTGGGGGACGTTCACGCCGACTGGGAGGGCCTGTGGGGGGCGCTGCGGGCGGCAAGCTGCGTGGACGCGCACTTTCGCCCGACGCCCCCGGTGCAGGCGGGGCTGTATCAGGTGGTGCTGATGGGTGACCTCGTGCATCCCAAGCGCGTGCGAGACTACGAGCGCCTGACGGGCCTCCCGCGCTTCCATCCCCGCGATCCGGAGCACCTGCTCCTGGCGGCGCGGGAGCAGGTGGGGCACCTGGAGCGGCTGCGCGCCTATCAGGCGGCGGCGCCGCACGCCGTCCACATCCTGCTGGGCAACCACGACGACGCGGTGCTCGACCCCCGCCTCGTCCTGGGCACGAGCGGGGGACTCGTGCACGTGGAGTTCGACCCCGCGCACGGAGGCCAAGCCCTGCCGGATGACCTGCGGGGCTGGATGGGGGGCTTCCCGCGTGAACTCCGGGTGGGGAGCGTGCAATTCGCGCACGTCTCGCCCCTGCCCGCCCACGCCTACTACGACGACCTGTTCTACGCCGACCCGAGCGCCAAACGCTGGTTTCGCGAGACGCCCGAGTACGTCCGCCGGGCGGGCCTGAGCTTCGGCGTGTACGGTCACACCCAGCCCGGCGGCGGCATCCTCCTCGACCGCGAGGCGGGATTCGCGGTGATCGACGCCCTCCCCGAGCGCGAATACCTGGAGATGCTCCTGGACCCGGCGCTGCCCGAGCCCGTGCAGGGCGTGCGCGCCGTGCCGTTCTGA
- a CDS encoding ABC transporter permease — MTTLTRTATPATRRAPLLPALGQLVLAELGRMVRNPMFALGTVGFPIMFFGLFGLPAVKETTSGGANVGQIILVSFGTHSLLSLAMFSFGSAVATERRGGWLRLLRASPMPTALYFAGKVIAALLFSALALSLLYAFAHFAGGVTLPLGLALTLLVKLLAGMVSLIAVGLSIGFLANPQSAQILANIVSVIVAFASGLFVPLDGLPAFMQRVAPYLPSYHLARLGWGTLAGQGGAGQTGGEVTHWLWLAGYTLVFGALAIWALRRDEARGQ, encoded by the coding sequence ATGACCACCCTGACCCGCACCGCCACGCCCGCCACCCGCCGCGCGCCTCTCCTCCCCGCCCTGGGTCAGCTCGTCCTCGCCGAGTTGGGGCGGATGGTTCGCAACCCGATGTTTGCCCTCGGCACGGTGGGCTTTCCGATCATGTTTTTCGGGCTCTTCGGGCTGCCCGCCGTGAAGGAGACCACGAGCGGCGGGGCCAACGTGGGGCAGATCATCCTGGTGAGCTTCGGGACCCACTCGCTGCTCAGCCTCGCCATGTTCTCGTTCGGGTCGGCGGTCGCCACGGAGAGGCGGGGGGGCTGGCTGCGGCTGCTGCGGGCCTCGCCCATGCCGACGGCACTGTACTTCGCGGGGAAGGTGATCGCTGCGCTTCTCTTCAGCGCCCTCGCCCTGAGCCTGCTGTACGCCTTCGCGCACTTCGCGGGTGGGGTGACCCTGCCGCTGGGGCTGGCGCTGACCCTGCTCGTCAAGCTGCTCGCGGGCATGGTCTCCCTGATCGCCGTGGGCCTGAGCATCGGTTTCCTGGCGAACCCGCAATCGGCGCAGATCCTGGCGAACATCGTCAGCGTGATCGTCGCCTTCGCGTCGGGGCTGTTCGTGCCGCTGGACGGGTTGCCCGCCTTCATGCAGAGGGTCGCGCCGTACCTGCCGAGCTACCACCTCGCGCGGCTGGGCTGGGGCACGCTCGCTGGACAGGGTGGGGCCGGGCAGACGGGCGGGGAGGTCACCCACTGGCTGTGGCTGGCCGGGTACACGCTCGTCTTCGGGGCGCTGGCGATCTGGGCGCTGAGGCGGGACGAGGCGCGCGGGCAGTGA